A DNA window from Pogona vitticeps strain Pit_001003342236 chromosome 2, PviZW2.1, whole genome shotgun sequence contains the following coding sequences:
- the KEAP1 gene encoding kelch-like ECH-associated protein 1 encodes MYDPECKAEVTPSHDGHRTFSYTLEDHTKQAFSIMNQLRLNQQLCDVTLRVIYKDLPPAEFQAHKVVLASSSPVFKAMFTMGLREQGMEIVPIEGIHPKVMERLIEFAYTASISVGEHCVLHVMNGAVMYQIDSVVKACSDFLVQQLDPSNAIGIANFAEQIGCAELHQRAREYIYMHFGEVSKQDEFFNLSHCQLVTLISRDELNVRCESEVFHACINWVKYDCENRRLYIQALLKAVRCHSLTPHFLQMQLQKCEILKSDSRCKDYLVKIFQDLTLHKPTKDVPCRTPKVGQLIYTAGGYFRHSLSYLEAYNPCDGSWIRLADLQVPRSGLAGCVVGGLFYAVGGRNNSPDGNMDSDAIDCYNPMTNRWTPCTSMSVPRNRIGVGVIDGMIYAVGGSFGSSHHNSVERYEPERDEWKLVAPMLTPRIGVGVAVLNRLLYAVGGYDGNCRHNSVECYYPERDEWEMIAPMKTIRSGAGVCALNNCIYAMGGYDGTDQLNSVERYDVEAGTWSFVTPMKHRRSALGVTVYQGKIYVLGGYGGQTFLDSVECYDPTTDTWTEVTRMTSGRSGVGVAITMEPCCKQTDEQKCHC; translated from the exons ATGTACGACCCAGAGTGCAAGGCGGAGGTGACTCCCTCACACGATGGCCATCGCACTTTCAGCTACACGCTGGAAGACCACACCAAGCAAGCCTTCAGCATCATGAACCAGCTGCGCCTGAACCAGCAGCTTTGCGACGTCACTTTGCGGGTCATATACAAAGATCTTCCCCCAGCCGAATTCCAGGCCCACAAGGTGGTGCTGGCTTCCTCCAGCCCTGTCTTCAAGGCTATGTTCACCATGGGCCTTCGGGAGCAAGGCATGGAAATTGTGCCCATCGAGGGCATCCACCCTAAAGTCATGGAGCGCCTCATTGAGTTTGCCTACACGGCCTCCATCTCAGTGGGGGAGCATTGTGTGTTGCACGTCATGAACGGGGCAGTAATGTACCAGATTGACAGTGTGGTCAAAGCCTGCAGTGACTTCCTGGTGCAGCAGCTGGACCCCAGCAATGCCATTGGCATTGCCAACTTTGCCGAGCAGATTGGCTGCGCCGAACTGCACCAACGGGCACGAGAATACATCTACATGCATTTTGGGGAG GTGTCCAAACAGGACGAGTTCTTCAACCTCTCCCACTGCCAGCTGGTGACCCTGATCAGCCGGGATGAGCTGAACGTGCGCTGCGAGTCGGAGGTTTTCCACGCCTGCATCAACTGGGTGAAATACGATTGTGAGAACCGGCGGCTCTACATCCAGGCCCTGCTGAAGGCGGTGCGCTGCCACTCGCTCACCCCGCACTTCCTTCAGATGCAGCTGCAAAAGTGTGAGATCCTGAAGTCGGACTCCCGCTGCAAGGACTACTTGGTCAAGATCTTCCAGGACCTCACTTTGCACAAGCCCACCAAGGATGTGCCCTGCCGGACCCCCAAAGTGGGCCAGCTCATCTACACGGCCGGGGGCTACTTCCGGCACTCGCTCAGTTACCTGGAGGCCTACAATCCCTGTGATGGTTCCTGGATCCGGCTCGCTGATCTGCAAGTGCCCCGCAGTGGCCTGGCCGGCTGCGTGGTGGGCGGGCTTTTCTACGCCGTGGGCGGGAGGAACAATTCCCCTGACGGCAACATGGACTCAGATGCTATTGACTGCTATAACCCCATGACCAACCGCTGGACTCCTTGTACTTCGATGAGTGTGCCCCGGAACCGGATTGGTGTTGGTGTGATTGACGGCATGATCTACGCCGTGGGCGGCTCTTTTGGGAGCTCCCATCATAACAGCGTGGAGAG GTACGAGCCAGAGCGGGACGAATGGAAGCTAGTGGCGCCCATGCTCACGCCCCGGATTGGCGTTGGGGTGGCCGTGCTGAACCGCCTCTTGTACGCGGTGGGAGGCTACGATGGCAATTGCCGCCACAACTCGGTGGAGTGCTACTACCCTGAACGGGATGAATGGGAGATGATTGCCCCGATGAAAACCATCCGGAGTGGAGCAG GCGTCTGCGCTCTAAATAACTGCATCTATGCCATGGGGGGCTACGATGGCACGGATCAGCTTAACAGCGTGGAGCGCTATGATGTGGAAGCTGGCACCTGGTCCTTTGTCACGCCCATGAAACACCGCCGGAGTGCACTTGGGGTTACAGTATACCAGGGCAAGATCTATGTGCTGG GCGGCTACGGTGGCCAGACCTTCCTGGATAGTGTTGAATGTTACGATCCCACCACTGACACTTGGACAGAGGTGACCCGTATGACTTCAGGCCGCAGTGGGGTGGGCGTGGCGATCACCATGGAGCCGTGCTGCAAACAGACTGATGAGCAGAAGTGCCATTGTTAA